A stretch of DNA from Pongo abelii isolate AG06213 chromosome 10, NHGRI_mPonAbe1-v2.0_pri, whole genome shotgun sequence:
GTGGCCTTTGCCAACAGCTGTACCCTCCACGGCACCAACCACATTTTTGTGGAGGGGGGTccagggccaaggcaggtgctGTGGGCGGTGGCCTTTGTCCTGGCACTGGGTGCCTTCCTGTGCCAGGTAGGGGACCGCGTTGCTTATTACCTCAGCTACCCACACGTGACCCTTCTAAACGAAGTGGCCACCACGGAGCTGGCCTTCCCGGCAGTCACCCTCTGCAACACTAATGCCGTGCGGCTGTCCCAGCTCAGCTACCCTGACTTGCTTTATCTGGCCCCCATGCTGGGACTGGATGAAAGTGATGACCCCGGGGTGCCCCTTGCTCCACCGGGCCCTGAGGCCTTCTCTGGGGAGCCCTTTAACCTGCACCGCTTCTACAATCGCTCCTGCCACCGGCTGGAGGACATGCTGCTCTATTGCTCCTACCAAGGGGGACCCTGCGGCCCTCACAACTTCTCAGTGGTGAGTGGGGCCCCATGCCTGCCACAGTACCCCAAGAGTGTCTGCCATGGCTGTCCCTGACTGTCACCTcctggggttggggctggggctggggctgatgACTGTGCTGCCCCCTACCTCACCTGGCTGACCCAGGCCAGAGCTCACCCAGGAGTCCAGGGCCTGGAGCTGGGCTGATATTCCCAGGTCCACACCAGTACTGCTTTTCCTGTTAGAATTTTGAAACACGTCTGTCTTAGTTGGTATTTTGCTGCTGCCTCCCCACATGTCCTCCAGCCTCACCTGCCCTTCCCAAGACCTCCTCATGGTCCAGCAGGGCCGGGGACCTTGCTCCATCTGTGAGGTCAACCTTTGATCTGTTGGTGGACGCCAGTGCCTGGCCAGTTGTTCACTATTTTGACTAGCACCCGTGGACTGAAGCTGGGGTGGGTGCTGCCTGGTCCCTGGTGGTACAAGAGAAGGGAGTGAAAGGGGGACAGTAGAGGGCTGGGGatatcccccaaccccaccccaccatgCCCCTTGTCAGCAGCTCCCGCAGCAGGGACTTCAGTGCATCTTCATTTGGTCTTCCTGTGTCCTCCTATGgatgccccacccccaccagctgtgtgtgtgtgtgtgtgtgtgtgtgtgtgtgtgtgtgtgtgtgtgtgtgtgtgtgtgtgtgtgtgtgtgtgtgtgtgtgtgtgtgtgtgtgtgtgtgtgtgtgtgtgtctgagggtAAATAACAGTTCTCTAAATCATATCCCTCTCCCCAGCTTTAAGTGGCCAGGGACCCTCTTCCTAGGGGAAGCTCTCACTGAGAACTGTCCTCCTGCTTGGCCCCCCACCCAGGGGTCTAGGGCTTTCCCTGCTGGGGGGCCACCTGGCACCCCACTGTCTCTCCTAAGTTCATCTTCCAGGTCTGTCTGGACTGACTGCTCTCCTGCCCCACCAGCTCCCAGATGCCAGGCCTTCCCTGCCCCATACACCCATCCCTCAGTCCTCCACCCCCTCCCTAGTGTAGGGGCAGGGGGTGTCATCATACCCGTGCATCATGGGATGACTGCAGGCATACAGGGGCCTTGGGGTTTGGGCCACTGGGCCTCAGAGAAGCCGGGAGCCATAGGAATGTGTCTACCTCTGGGCCTGAGAATAGAGCAGACACTTCTCACCCAGGCCCACCAGGTGGCAGCAGCAATCCACTGTACAGCAGCCCAGTCCTCTGAACCCGCGCAAGACAGGGCTGCTAGCCGGCCTTAGAAACCTCTAATCCCATACAGCTCCGGATGGAGTGTAGGCATGGGCATATGTCCAGCCTGGAGCCTGTGGCTGGGTGCCGCAAGACCTGGTCATGGGGCTGGGGACTAGAAGCCCTTGGAGTTCTCTCTTTGCCTCATCTCTGGACCTCACCCACAAAGTGGGGAGAGCAGTATGTCTCcttttctggagggcaatggAGGAGGCTGTTctaggaagggggaagggggcaAAGATCCTATTCCCTAGTAACCTACTGCCATTGCTGCTCCAGTCTGGCCTGAAACTCTTTTGTCTCTCCCCTGCTCTGGGCTGTATTGACTCACCTTATGACCTGTTTTATGGACTTTGTCACCATCCAGCAGTAGTAAAAGCACAGCCACCCCAACTTGGGGACATTCAAGGAGGCTGTGGGGAAAAGGCCAAGAATAACTGGTTTACTTTTCTCTTTGCAGCTTTTTAATCAGCACTGTGAGCAGGGCTGCACTGGGGCATAGAGTGGGGAGAAGACTGGGGAGACAGCCCCCAGGGCTGAGATATCTTCTGAGGCCCTCCTAGTTTTGCAAAAGCATTAACACACACACCATGCCCTGGGGGCTCAGTCCCAAGTGCTGGGAGAAGAGGTGCTGGTGTTTGGTTGAGCGTGGCCCTTGGCATGGCAACTGGGTCTACTTTCAGGTTCTGCTGATAATGGAATAATGATGGACCCAAGGGGCTAGGGGCTGAATGAAGCTAAAAAACTgagtttggctgggcacggtggctcacgcctgtaatcccaacactttgggaggccgaggcaggtggatcacctgaggtcaggagtttgagaccagcctggccaacagggtgaaaccccatcgctactaaaaatacaaaaattagccgggtatgatgttgtgcacttgtaatcccagctactcgggaggctgaggcaagagaatcacttgaacccaggaggcgcaagttgcagtgagctgagatcgcaccactgcaatccagcctgggcaacagagcaagactccatctcaaaaaaaacaaacagaaaaaaacaaaaaacaaaaaactgagttTGGGTCTTGGGGAAAGCAGAATTTCAGATTCCCAGAGTGAAATCTAGGAGAAGAGAAGATATGTCTTGGAGGGCCTCAGGAGCTTGGGCCTGAGGCAAGTGTCCCAAGGAGGGGCCAGGGATCTGGCCATGTTAGGATCCTGGTGATGAAAATGTATATGTCAGGTCCTGGCAGGAAAAAGACAGCTACTTGACAATTTAATTGAAGACTTTAATAAAGGGACTGCTGACAGAGCTGGGGGCAGGGTTAAGGAAACCAATAAGGGGGACTGAGGCAGCGAGCAGTACTAGCAAATCGTTATCACTTCTAGGCTGAAGAAGCACAAAAGAAGACAGTGCTGTGTAGGGAGCCCTGGCAGGATTTGTAATCATGGAGGGCCTAAGCCACTACTAGAGCTACAGAGGGGTGAGGGCTGGGGAAGGATTCATACCCCAAtctttcctcctgccttctgAGCCATTACCGATACCTCCCAACTGTCAACCCCAACTAGAAGCCCATGCAGGTGGCAAAGGAGCTCAGGCGATGCACCCTACCAGGAACAGTTTTCCAGGGCACACAGAGGGCAAGAAAGGGTGAGAAACAGGTGGGAGAGGGGAGCAAATGGAGAACGGGCTGCACGGGAGGAACCATTCCCAAAGGGTGTTAAGATTCCAACAGCTGGGGTGGCTAGGAACAGCCCTTGGTGAGTAGAAGGTGCTGGCAGGACTCTTAGGCTCTCCACTCTGCCCTCGCCAGGTCTTCACACGCTATGGAAAGTGCTACACGTTCAACTCGGGCCGAGATGGGCGGCCGCGGCTGAAGACCATGAAGGGTGGGACGGGCAATGGGCTGGAAATCATGCTGGACATCCAGCAGGACGAGTACCTGCCTGTGTGGGGGGAGACTGGTACGTCACCTGCTTCAGGGGCCCCTCCGCATGGCTCTAGGCCCCAGCCTCTGCCAGGGGATTCCCGGGCTTCACTGTGAGACCTGGGCAGGGCCCGGGCTTTCCCCTCTCCCCCCAGCATCTCACTATCTCCATCACTGACTCTACCTGACTTCTACACTCACATCTCTCTGGCTCCCACTTCCTGGCTCAGTTACTCTCCAAGGTAACCAGCCATCCTTTTCCATCAGCGCCGCCACCACTCTATAAATAACTCCCTCTTCTCAGGCTGCCTGCCTGTCTGGTCTCGGGGGGCCTTGGggcagagagagatgggggaaaagggagaaaaggagggggaGAAATGGAGAGCATCTGAAACAGTGACACtctgggagaaagtatttgaaaCACCAAGATGCAGAGCAGAAGCCAGGTAAGAAAAGAAGTGTGTAGGATGCAGGGGTCATCGGAGCAGCTCAGAGCTGGTAAACCCAGAAGGAGGCTAGGGGGTGGGCTAGGACCCTAGAgacttcccccaccccagccccagtgtACCCTGTGCTTATTTCCAGGAGAGGTAGGATGCCCCCAGGTCTGAGGGGTGTTAGGGAGTCAGGAGCCCTCCCAACCCACACACTCCTCATTCCCCTAGACGAGACGTCCTTCGAAGCAGGCATCAAAGTGCAGATCCATAGTCAGGATGAACCTCCTTTCATCGACCAGCTGGGCTTTGGCGTGGCCCCAGGCTTCCAGACCTTTGTGGCCTGCCAGGAGCAGCGGGTGAGAGAGCCATGGGAAGCTGGTCCTGGGGTGGGGTATTGAGGGGTCCAGATGGAGTGGTGGGCAATCAGTAATGGGAAGGACAGGTGAGCAAGGACCTGGGTGGTAATCTGGCTAGTCAGAAGCATGAGTGATCGAATGAACAAGAATGCTCTGTAAACTCTGAGACCTTTGGAGGCTGCAGAGGGAGAGGGGGGCAGAACTCCAAAGATTTGCATCTTGTCGGAGGAGTCCATCAAGCTGATTTGGGGAGAAGTCCCCGCACTCCCCCAGCTCCCCGGCTCTCCCAGCAGCTCATCTACCTGCCCCCGCCCTGGGGCACCTGCAAAGCTGTTACCATGGACTCGGATTTGGATTTCTTCGACTCCTACAGCATCACTGCCTGCCGCATCGACTGTGAGACGCGCTACCTGGTGGAGAACTGCAACTGCCGCATGGTGCACATGCCAGGTCAGGCCTGGGGCTCCGAGCATACTCTTGGGGTCCCTGGGCCTTTGTTGCCCTTCACTAGCTCCCCATCCATATCAATCTCCCAACCCCAGTTCCAGCCCACCCCATCCCACACCCACCTGGCTCATGTCTCTCTGACCTCAGTTCCTGCCTGCACCCCCAGGGATGGGTGGGAAGGGTCTAGAAGGTGTGGACCAGGAGCGGGTCACTTCTGGGGCAGCATGCGGGCCCGCCAGtcctccctcccatcctctccCAGCTTACACCTTCTAGGCCTTTGGtactaccaccatcaccaaaTCCCTTGAATCCCCATCCTGCATCATTGTCTTTTCTCCTCTGTAGGGGATGCCCCATACTGTACACCAGAGCAGTACAAGGAGTGTGCAGATCCTGCTC
This window harbors:
- the ASIC1 gene encoding acid-sensing ion channel 1 isoform X3 — translated: MPIQIFCSVSFSSGEEAPGPLGDIWGPHHHQQQQDISESEEEEEEKEKEAVRKETSEGHSPMDLVAFANSCTLHGTNHIFVEGGPGPRQVLWAVAFVLALGAFLCQVGDRVAYYLSYPHVTLLNEVATTELAFPAVTLCNTNAVRLSQLSYPDLLYLAPMLGLDESDDPGVPLAPPGPEAFSGEPFNLHRFYNRSCHRLEDMLLYCSYQGGPCGPHNFSVVFTRYGKCYTFNSGRDGRPRLKTMKGGTGNGLEIMLDIQQDEYLPVWGETDETSFEAGIKVQIHSQDEPPFIDQLGFGVAPGFQTFVACQEQRLIYLPPPWGTCKAVTMDSDLDFFDSYSITACRIDCETRYLVENCNCRMVHMPGDAPYCTPEQYKECADPALDFLVEKDQEYCVCEMPCNLTRYGKELSMVKIPSKASAKYLAKKFNKSEQYIGENILVLDIFFEVLNYETIEQKKAYEIAGLLGDIGGQMGLFIGASILTVLELFDYAYEVIKHKLCRRGKCQKEAKRSSADKGVALSLDDVKRHNPCESLRGHPAGMTYAANILPHHPARGTFEDFTC